Within Oncorhynchus keta strain PuntledgeMale-10-30-2019 chromosome 30, Oket_V2, whole genome shotgun sequence, the genomic segment TCTCTCAGCACCCCAGCCCTGGTCCCACTCCACAAGCTCTCTCAgcaccccagccctggtctcactCCACAAGCTCTCTCAGCACCCCAGCCCTGGTCCCACTCCACAAGCTCTCTCAgcaccccagccctggtctcactCCACAAGCTCTCTCAGCACCCCAGCCCTGGTCCCACTCCACAAGCTCTCTCAGCACCCCAGCCCTGGTCCCACTCCACAAGCTCTCTCAGCACCCCAGCCCTGGTCCCACTCCACAAGCTCTCTCAgcaccccagccctggtctcactccacaagctctctcagcaccccagccctggtctcactCCACAAGCTCTCTCAGCACCCCAGCCCTGGTCCCACTCCACAAGCTCTCTCAGCACCCCAGCCCTGGTCCCACTCCACAAGCTCTCTCAGCACCCCAGCCCTGGTCCCACTCCACAAGCTCTCTCAgcaccccagccctggtctcactccacaagctctctcagcaccccagccctggtctcactCCACAAGCTCTCTCAGCACCCCAGCCCTGGTCCCACTCCACAAGCTCTCTCAgcaccccagccctggtctcactCCACAAGCTCTCTCAGCACCCCGGCCCTGGTCTCACTCCACAAGCTCTCTCAGCACCCCAGCCCTGGTCCCACTCCACAAGCTCTCTCAGCACCCCAGCCCTGGTCCCACTCCACAAGCTCTCTCAgcaccccagccctggtctcactCCACAAGCTCTCTCAGCACCCCGGCCCTGGTCTCACTCCACAAGCTCTCTCAgcaccccagccctggtctcactCCACAAGCTCTCTCAGCACCCCGGCCCTGGTCTCACTCCACAAGCTCTCTCAGCACCCCAGCTCTGCTCTCACTCCACAAGCTCTCTCAGCACCCGGCCCTGGTCTCACTCCACAAGCTCTCTCAGCACCCAAGCCCTGGTCTCACTCCACAAGCTCTCTCAGCACCCCGGTCCTGGTCTCACTCCACAAGCTCTCTCAGCACCCCGGTCCTGGTCTCACTCCACAAGCTCTCTCAGCACCCCAGCCCTGGTCCCACTCCACAAGCTCTCTCAgcaccccagccctggtctcactCCACAAGCTCTCTCAGCACCCCGGCCCTGGTCTCACTCCACAAGCTCTCTCAgcaccccagccctggtctcactCCACAAGCTCTCTCAGCACTCCGGCCCTGGTCTCACTCCACAAGCTCTCTCAGCACCCGGCCCTGGTCTCACTCCACAAGCTCTCTCAGCACCCCAGCTCTGGTCTCACTCCACAAGCTCTCTCAGCACCCCGGCCCTGGTCTCACTCCACAAGCTCTCTCAGCACCCCAGCCCTGGTCCCACTCCACAAGCTCTCTCAgcaccccagccctggtctcactccacaagctctctcagcaccccagccctggtctcactCCACAAGCTCTCTCAGCACTCCGGCCCTGGTCTCACTCCACAAGCTCTCTCAGCACCCAAGCCCTGGTCTCACTCCACAAGCTCTCTCAGCACCCCGGCCCTGGTCTCACTCCACAAGCTCTCTCAGCACTCCGGCCCTGGTCTCACTCCACAAGCTCTCTCAGCACTCCGGCCCTGGTCTCACTCCACAAGCTCTCTCAGCACCCAAGCCCTGGTCTCACTCCACAAGCTCTCTCAgcaccccagccctggtctcactCCACAAGCTCTCTCAGCACTCCGGCCCTGGTCTCACTCCACAAGCTCTCTCAGCACCCCGGCCCTGGTCTCACTCCACAAGCTCTCTCAgcaccccagccctggtctcactCCACAAGCTCTCTCAGCACTCCGGCCCTGGTCTCACTCCACAAGCTCTCTCAGCACCCCAGCCCTGGTTTCACTCCACAAGCTCTCTCAgcaccccagccctggtctcactccacaagctctctcagcaccccagccctggtctcactCCACAAGCTCTCTCAGCACCCAAGCCCTGGTCTCACTCCACAAGCTCTCTCAgcaccccagccctggtctcactCCACAAGCTCTCTCAGCACTCCGGCCCTGGTCTCACTCCACAAGCTCTCTCAgcaccccagccctggtctcactccacaagctctctcagcaccccagccctggtctcactCCACAAGCTCTCTCAGCACTCCGGCCCTGGTCTCACTCCACAAGCTCTCTCAgcaccccagccctggtctcactccacaagctctctcagcaccccagccctggtctcactCCACAAGCTCTCTCAGCACTCCGGCCCTGGTCTCACTCCACAAGCTCTCTCAGCACCCCGGCCCTGGTCTCACTCCACAAGCTCTCTCAgcaccccagccctggtctcactccacaagctctctcagcaccccagccctggtctcactCCACAAGCTCTCTCAGCACCCCAGCCCTGGTTTTGGCTCGGATTCAGATAGGAGTGGTAAAAGTCACTGTCTCTCATAACATGCCTTAGTCGCATAATGTTATTGCTGAAAAAAACATGTTCAAAGTTACAAGTTCATGAAGATAGCAATACATATCACAGTCTATTTGAAGTTACTGTCATCCCTTATTAACATGTATGTTCCTTTCTACATGCAGCCTGaacacagtaccactgtataAGTACCCTAAAAACCAGGACCACTTTCTATATGCAGCCTGaacacagtaccactgtataAGTACCCTAAAAACCAGGACCACTTTCTATATGCAGCCTGaacacagtaccactgtataAGTACCCTAAAAACCAGGACCACTTTCTATATGCAGCCTGaacacagtaccactgtataAGTACCCTAAAAACCAGGACCACTTTCTATATGCAGCCTGAACACAGTACCACTGTGTAAGTACCCTAAAAACCAGGACCACTTTCTATATGCAGCCTGaacacagtaccactgtataAGTACCCTAAAAACCAGGACCACTTTCTATATGCAGCCTGaacacagtaccactgtataAGTACCCTAAAAACCAGGACCACTTTCTATATGCAGCCTGaacacagtaccactgtataAGTACCCTAAAAACCAGGACCACTTTCTATATGCAGCCTGaacacagtaccactgtataAGTACCCTAAAAACCAGGACCACTTTCTATATGCAGCCTGAACACAGTACCACTGTGTAAGTACCCTAAAAACCAGGACCACTTTCTATATGCAGCCTGaacacagtaccactgtataAGTACCCTAAAAACCAGGACCACTTTCTATATGCAGCCTGaacacagtaccactgtataAGTACCCTAAAAACCAGGACCACTTTCTATATGCAGCCTGAACACAGTACCACTGTGTAAGTACCCTAAAAACCAGGACCACTTTCTATATGCAGCCTGaacacagtaccactgtataAGTACCCTAAAAACCAGGACCACTTTCTATATGCAGCCTGaacacagtaccactgtataAGTACCCTAAAAACCAGGACCACTTTCTATATGCAGCCTGAACACAGTACCACTGTGTAAGTACCCTAAAAACCAGGACCACTTTCTATATGCAGCCTGaacacagtaccactgtataAGTACCCTAAAAACCAGGACCACTTTCTATATGCAGCCTGaacacagtaccactgtataAGTACCCTAAAAACCAGGACCACTTTCTATATGCAGCCTGaacacagtaccactgtataAGTACCCTAAAAACCAGGACCACTTTCTATATGCAGCCTGaacacagtaccactgtataAGTACCCTAAAAACCAGGACCACTTTCTATATGCAGCCTGaacacagtaccactgtataAGTACCCTAAAAACCAGGACCACTTTCTATATGCAGCCTGaacacagtaccactgtataAGTACCCTAAAAACCAGGACCACTTTCTATATGCAGCCTGaacacagtaccactgtataAGTACCCTAAAAACCAGGACCACTTTCTATATGCAGCCTGaacacagtaccactgtataAGTACCCTAAAAACCAGGACCACTTTCTATATGCAGCCTGaacacagtaccactgtataAGTACCCTAAAAACCAGGACCACTTTCTATATGCAGCCTGaacacagtaccactgtataAGTACCCTAAAAACCAGGACCACTTTCTATATGCAGCCTGaacacagtaccactgtataAGTACCCTAAAAACCAGGACCACTTTCTATATGCAGCCTGaacacagtaccactgtataAGTACCCTAAAAACCAGGACCACTTTCTATATGCAGCCTGaacacagtaccactgtataAGTACCCTAAAAACCAGGACCACTTTCTATATGCAGCCTGaacacagtaccactgtataAGTACCCTAAAAACCAGGACCACTTTCTATATGCAGCCTGaacacagtaccactgtataAGTACCCTAAAAACCAGGACCACTTTCTATATGCAGCCTGaacacagtaccactgtataAGTACCCTAAAAACCAGGACCACTTTCTATATGCAGCCTGaacacagtaccactgtataAGTACCCTAAAAACCAGGACCACTTTCTATATGCAGCCTGaacacagtaccactgtataAGTACCCTAAAAACCAGGACCTCGGGGAACTGGTCGTTTACCCCTTTCAAATACGTGATTTAAAAAAACacatgttaaataaaaaataaaccatTTAGAATTACAACTCTTTATAACTccctacaaaaataataataatctcctaAAGTAATGGTACAATTTGGATAGAGAATGGTGTTTCTCATGAATTTTATTTAATTCCTTATGAAGTTGATCATTCTTCATTAGGAATTTTTTATATTCAGGGCTTTCGTCACCATTAAAAtgttctctccctttctttccctgTCCTTCGGAAACCATTTAAATACCTATTCCAAACATTTCATCCTCCTGCAAACTCATTTTAACTGAATTGAAAAGACTCCTTCAAATAAATCCCCTACACAGCGATAGTATCTCTCCACCAAGTCTAATGATTGATCGCCGGGTGCGGTGGCATGTGCCTGTAATTCAAGACactgggaggctgaggttggtggatcaagtgagctgaggagctctgggctgcagcacactatgtcgaatgggtgtccacgctaagttcggtatcgatatggtgttcctgggggagcccgggaccaccaggttgtaagtcgctctggataagagcgtctgctaaatgacttaaatgtaaatgtaatgattcaCGGGTCTCCTTTTCCTCGTGATTCCCCATATCCATCATACCATATCAAAAAAATGTAAAGTTCATTTTAGGTTTGGCACCCCTATGCTACCTACGCGTGACCCTTCCACCTTTTCGTCCATTCTAGAATCCCATTCCAGAATAAGACGACATCAAAcgtaaatgtatttaaaaataaaaccACATAGGATTTGTCTAAATCATTAGACATTCTAAGCCTTCTGAATTTGCAATGAGTGTTTGGTCATATAATTTAAATGTGTTACCTTTAGAATCCATTCCCTTGGCATTTCGCCTAGAATCTTCAACCCAAAATACGTTTTCTTGTGGCAAATTTAGCCAATGTCTCATTGTAAGGAATCCGCAATATATACATGTGGTTCCATAACACTTTCTCTCACCAAGGCAGCCGCCTCAGCCATTTCGTCTGCTTTATGACTACCTATGGCGATTTTATCTGTACGACTTGTATGAGCTTCACATTTCACCACTGCTAACTTACTGGTTAACTGACATGATTCTAATAATACCTCTACCTCCAGACCATTTCTATTGGTGTTCCTGTCGCTGCTAACATGCTGGTGACCACAATGTACCCAAATGATGAATTTCTCCAAATGCTTAACACACACAGCAAACTCCTTTACTCTATTCCCTTCTGTGTTCACGTAACTAGAGCCATCTGGATACTATACTTTTCCTGATTCCAATTCTGTCTCTTGCAAATCAGGCCTAGGTTTTGGAGTAATCtgggtcacatgtaagagattcACCCTCCCTAGGCAACGGCATTAACAACGCAGGATTCAAAGCACCAATCTTATGAAATTGTAGATTTTCCCCATTTTACTTTAACTCCCATCTTGTCCATCTTGCACTAGTAACATGTTGTGCTTTGTCATACATGCTTTATGACTCTGTTCCGCTAAATTGTCTACCTCTGGTGGGGTCTGTGGTGGGGTCTCGTATATGAGTTTCTTCGTCTTTTGACGCTAATAACAAATCCTCCACGTATTGTACCAACACAGAACATACAACTGACACCCTTTTAACAATTGTTTTAATACGTCTTCCATCACATAGAAATTGTAATCTCTATGAACCATTTATTAATCGAACAGAAACTATACGCCGCTAGGTGAAAGTTCCATTCTTGCTAACCTCAAAACGATTAGTTGTTGCTCTTTTGAAAAAGATGCAAACTCTTGTATAGCTGCATTTCCTGCTAATGCACTATGTTCCAGTCTCACCTTACACTCATTCTTCCAATGCCCAATAGATGTGGGACTAAAACAGGGAGCTATCTCCTTACGCTTTGATGTTTTTTCACTACGTTTCTTAGTTTTATCCTGGTCATTGAAACCATAGTTATTGATTTTCTCTATGGCCCTATTAACCCCTCGCACGTCTACGAGGTGAGTGGAGTCATATTCCACTCTTAAAACATTGTCTTGAATTAAATCAACTACCCCCGCAATTACCATTTTGATCACAGGGTTCACACCCGTCATCAAAGCAGAAGCGCAAATTTGAACAATCCACTCCCGTTCCCAGGCCTTCTGTAGTAAAGTACTGGTGTCACACTTTATGGGTTCAGCGTTTCATGTCCTCGTGCCAATTCATAATTTCCTCCcagaattattttatttgatttgaattctCCGTCAGCAGGAAACTGTGGTCcaatttttttttctaatttgcTAAATTTTTCCCATATTCTAGCCGAATTGGTAGAGTACAATTAGGCTCTCACCCGGTTATAGCTATGCAGGCAACCAACCGGCTGGTATTTACCCCCTAGGACTTTACCTTCCGGGACTCACCCTATATTAATAGTAATCACAGGTATTAATCCACTGGGATTTACTATTGACTTTATAGTGCTAGCAGGAACCAACCTACTGGGGAGTTACCCCCTAGGACTTACCCTACAGGTACCAACCAGCCTGTATGAGTTTACCTGCTGGGCCTTACCATTTACTATAAAGCTACGACCGGTTGTTACACACTGGACTTATATAATTAAACTCAGGCTCTCCAGGTCCATATCCCATAATTAGTTCAGCCAACGATTCTCATCTCCCCAACATGAGTGGAAACAGATCTAggaactagcctaccttgtttgTTGTGCCGGCTCCTGTTCCACTGATGTGGACTCTATGGTTTGACTACAAACCGTGGTGAACCCTGCTCGCAGCACCTAAATAacccacggacactagagaagcaTTAACTAAATTTAATTCTATCCcaaaggttctgtacagctgTAATCAGACCGCAAAACGTTTCTCACATCAGTTATATACATCCCACTTAAGACACTCCCCTTTCTCTCCAACCCTTAATTTTTTGGGCTCTACAGGAAGCTAATAAAGAGGGTAACAGGATTCCTAACATTTATTACTCTCTTAAGAGAATCTGTCCTCACCTCATGACCTCAACCCCTCTTTCATCTAAtacacagatgtccatctgtctttccTCTGGGAAATAAAGTCTCTTTCATTTCCTATCTCAATGATCAAAGTTTAGCCGATTCCAacatggtacaaaaaaaatatatacgcttgtttttttctttgtattatcttttaccagatcaaatgtgttttattctcctacattcatttcacatttccacaaacttcaaagtgtttcctttcaaatgatatcaagaatatgcatCTCCTTGCTTCAGGTCCAGATGTACAGGCCGTTAGATTTGGGTCTGTCATTTTAGTCGAAATTGGGGGAAAAGGGGCAGATCCATAGATGTTGCAATGAAGCTTCAATTGCATTTTTTAATTTTGTAATGTTCGCTATTTTACTACTATGTTAATTATTTTACTGCTATGTTAATTATTTTACTGCTATGTTAATTATTTTACTGATATGTTAATTATTTTACTGCTATGTTAATTATTTTACTACTATGTTAATTATTTTACTGCTATGTTAATTATTTTACTGCTATGTTAGTTGTTTTACTCATTCAGCCTATGTTACTTGTTTACACAAGGATTTAGATTTAGAGCCACAAACTTTTTTATAATCAAATGAATTAACTGATCACATCCACGTGAGGCTGGCAGTTCAGTTTAGTTGCGAAAGGGTTCTTTAGCTGTTCCCATAGGATAACTCATTTTGGTTCCAGGCAGAACTCTTCTaggtttcatgtagaaccctctgtgtaaagggttctacctggaacctaaaagggttcttccaTTGAGACAGTCAAAGAACCCTTATAgtttctagatagcacctttttttctaagagtgtagcccCTTATTCAAACAGGCATAGGAAACAGGAACCCGTGCTGactgaccaccctctctctccctgtctacaggacagagaggcTAGCCAGGGAGATTATGAAGGACATGGGGGGGCACCATATTGTGGCCCTCTGCGTGCTCAAGGGGGGTTACAAGTTCTTTGCAGACCTGTTGGACTACATCAAGGCCCTAAACCGTAACAGCGACCGCTCCATTCCTATGACAGTGGACTTCATCCGCCTCAAGAGCTACTGCGTAAGGCTCACTCTTCGCTCTGTTCTTCAAatttatgtcccaaatggcaccatattcccttttaAGTGCACGCCCTgcaggggccctggtcaaaagtagtgcactataaagggaataggagcCATTTGGAATGTAGTTCATGAGTTATTACTATTTTATTATAGATGTTAGAAGTATTTAGCGTTTatgttatttaatttatttattacaGGCATTGCCAAAAACGGCATAATGGAAAGGACATAATGTTTTATTCAGTCCATTGGTTTCACAACAGCTTTCATTTGACCTTTGAGCCAAATGTCAACATGCACTACCTTAATCTCTTGcactaccccccacacacacacacacacattcagctgTTTGATATAATACATTAAAAAGCAGCTCTTTGTTTATGGATTCTTACTGCTCGATACTAGAGATTTCAATAACAGAAGACCTGTCTGGACAAAGTCCCCTATccctgttcacctgtttattacatgTCTACACAGAATGACCAATCTACAGGTGAAATCAAAGTCATTGGAGGGGATGACCTGTCCACACTGACAGGGAAGGTAAAGAAACATTTTCAACGGACCTTTTCTATAGATCTGTCTGTCAAACATGGGATCATTCCTCAGTTATCTAGTTTAGCCTCCACTGTTTGCAGTCAGACAAATGTGTAACCTTCTTTAAAGCGAAAGTTCACCCATTTTTACATATGACCTTATTTTCACTCTTCCTCTGCTTGTAGTCGCTCCGCCAAATAGTTTTTCTTTTGGGGGGTATTTTGGTTGACACCTTTTGCTGAGTCATTAGTTGCCACAGACTACAATGCATTATGAAAATGGGTCTAAAGCATGTTAGAAATGCTCCAAAACAACTCATATTACATCAGAATCCCATGACTCAGTAAAATGTGTTTACCAATTTTCTCTTTAacgaaacaaaaatacaaacttTGGAGGATCAACTATAAGCATAGAAAGTGAAAAATAAGGCCACacgttaaaaaaaatgttttttttgtgtgttttttttacttTGACAAAAGTTTTGAAGGGGTTCTCATGCAGTCTAAAGTACAAGAAGGCATAACTATAATGGCTGCATGGTTCAACAGGATACACCCAAGGTCACATTTCTAAATGGGTTCTGGAGTAGCTTTTGTATTTGATATAAGCTAACAGTTACTCTGTCGTCTCTGCCTCTTATTTTTAAATGTTGTGTTTTTACACAGAATGTCCTGATTGTGGAGGTATGTTATGACTACTTCTTCCTCATTGTTAAGTTTTAAACCTTTTGCTATGTCAGCATTATAGACATTTGGCAGTGACACCCACTGTTTTGTCATATTTTTAGGACATTATTGACACAGGAAAGACCATGAAGACCTTGCTGCAACTTCTCAAACAGTACAACCCAAAAATGGTAAAAGTTGCAAGGTAAAGTAATCCCCAAGTCTCTATCTTACATTGCAGTGTTATAAAAAGTTAAATATTTGTCCATACATCTGTGATGTAAATGTAGAATCAAGCAAAGGCACCGTACAGTGCAACTTACTTCTGCTTACAAAGAAGTTATATGGAAACCTCCAACTGTCATGTTTTCCTTTGTATTTTAATTCTCTAACACCATCAGTCACATGACCAACTTCCtggtttgtgctttcagtttgTTGGTGAAGAGGACACCAAGGAGTGTTGGCTACACACCAGACTGTGAGTTCACTTCAACACTGCTAAATGGCTTCAGTGAATCATCTTAATCAATAGCCTGAGGCATTGTGCTGTCACACATACATTAACTATAATGAAGACCGATACAGGGcatccagaaagtattcagaccccttttttcacattttgttactttacggCCTTGTTttaaaaatgattaaataaaaacatttcctcaatctacacacaataccccttaatgacaaagtcAAAACAGATTTTTACTACTTGATTTTTACTACGTTTCTactacttgattggagtccacctgtggtaaattctattgattggacatgatttggaaaggtacacagctgtctatataaggtcccacagtcgacGGTGCATgtcagcaaaaaccaagccatgaggttgaaggaattgtctgaagagctctgagacaggattgtgtctcggcacagatctgaggaagggtaccaacattTCTGTTGACCttctgcattgaaggtccccaagaacacagtggcctccatcattcttaaatggaagaagtttggaaccaccaagactcttcctagagctggctccCTGGCCAAACAGAGCACtcaggggagaagagccttggtcagggaggtgaccaagaacccgatggtcactctgacagagctcctgagttcctctgtggacatcagagaaccttccagaaggacaaccatctctgcagcgcttCACCAATCAAGCCTTTTTGGTCAAGGGGCCAGCCAAAGGAGTTAAAGGGGCcagctaaaggactctcagaccatgagaaacaaaattctctggtctgatgaaaccaagattgaactatttggcctgattgccaaacgtcacatctggaggaaacctggcaccatccctacggtgaagcattagtggtggctgcatcatgctgtggggatgtttttcagtggcagggactgggagactagtcaggattgagggaaatatgaacagagcaaagtacagtgagatccttgatgaaaacctgcaaaggtggctcaggacctcagaccattcagcaggacaacgaccctaggTACACAGCCAACACAACGCAGGATGGGcttagggacggcagggtagcctagtggttagagcgttggactagtaaccggaaggttgcaagttcaaatccctgagctgacaaggtacaaatctgtcgttctgcccctgaacaggcagttaacccactgttcctaggccgtcattgaaaataagaatttgttcttaactgacttgcctcgttaaataaaggttaaaaaaataaatgttaaaagtctctgaatgtccttgagtggccagcGAGAAAccgaacccgatcgaacatctctggactgacctgaaaatatctgtgcagcgacgctctccatccaacctgacagagctttagaggatctgcagagaagaatgtgagaaagtccccaaatacaggtgtgccaagcttgtagcgtcata encodes:
- the hprt1 gene encoding hypoxanthine-guanine phosphoribosyltransferase, with the protein product MASSSPCVVISDDEQGYDLDLFCIPKHYADDLDRVYIPHGLILDRTERLAREIMKDMGGHHIVALCVLKGGYKFFADLLDYIKALNRNSDRSIPMTVDFIRLKSYCNDQSTGEIKVIGGDDLSTLTGKNVLIVEDIIDTGKTMKTLLQLLKQYNPKMVKVASLLVKRTPRSVGYTPDFIGFEVPDKFVVGYALDYNEYFRDLNHICVISETGKEKYKA